Proteins encoded within one genomic window of Salipaludibacillus agaradhaerens:
- a CDS encoding LLM class flavin-dependent oxidoreductase, protein MSMNNSKRMEKIPLSILDLAPILEGGTAADAFRNTLDLAQHAEQWGYHRYWLAEHHNMPGIASAATSILISHVAQGTSTMRIGSGGIMLPNHAPLIIAEQFGTLASLYPNRIDLGLGRAPGTDQRTAYALRRGDLTNGDDFPEQLKELRSYINPELAEGRLAVRAVPGEGLDIPIWLLGSSGFSARLAAEHGLPFAFASHFSPENTLPALDLYYNQFTPSQVLQEPYAMVVANVVAADTEEEASFLSSSLELQFLNLIRNTPSKLQPPVENIKELSSDYEKTILKKQFGSAVVGTADNVKEQLQTFLSDTGASEMMIHSQIYDHKARLRSFEIVANAMQINR, encoded by the coding sequence GGATGGAAAAAATACCACTATCCATTCTTGATCTCGCACCAATTCTCGAAGGCGGAACGGCAGCGGATGCTTTTAGAAATACGCTTGATTTAGCTCAACATGCTGAGCAATGGGGATACCATCGTTATTGGCTTGCGGAGCACCACAATATGCCGGGTATTGCCAGTGCTGCTACGTCTATTTTAATTAGTCATGTAGCTCAAGGCACGTCAACTATGCGTATAGGTTCTGGAGGGATTATGCTTCCGAATCACGCCCCACTCATAATTGCAGAGCAATTTGGGACATTGGCTTCTCTTTATCCAAATCGGATAGATTTAGGACTTGGTCGAGCCCCAGGTACAGATCAACGTACGGCTTATGCTCTGCGTCGTGGGGATCTTACTAATGGTGATGATTTCCCAGAACAATTAAAGGAGTTAAGAAGTTACATTAATCCTGAATTGGCTGAAGGAAGACTTGCTGTCCGTGCTGTACCGGGGGAAGGCCTTGATATCCCTATTTGGTTGTTAGGATCTAGTGGATTTAGTGCAAGGTTAGCCGCAGAGCATGGATTGCCATTTGCTTTTGCTAGTCACTTTTCTCCTGAAAATACATTACCCGCATTAGACTTATATTATAACCAATTTACACCTTCGCAAGTTTTGCAGGAGCCTTATGCAATGGTTGTAGCTAACGTGGTGGCAGCGGATACTGAAGAGGAAGCCAGTTTTCTATCTTCAAGTCTAGAACTGCAATTTTTAAACCTCATCCGTAATACACCAAGTAAATTGCAGCCACCAGTAGAAAATATAAAAGAATTGTCGTCAGATTACGAGAAGACAATTTTAAAAAAGCAGTTCGGTTCTGCCGTCGTTGGAACAGCGGATAATGTGAAAGAACAGCTTCAGACGTTCTTGTCTGATACTGGGGCTAGTGAGATGATGATTCATTCACAAATTTATGACCATAAAGCAAGACTGCGCTCATTTGAAATAGTAGCGAATGCCATGCAGATTAATCGTTAA
- a CDS encoding flagellar basal body-associated FliL family protein, with the protein MAEEMEVSETSKTQTGKRRLVIILSASLLALIILVSGVVLIAIPNEKLKTAYADFTKEEEWDRIYHLEENGYMLDNGQFIRVSFAFVVTDSSQVTTLSDGQSLLKYTITDVISGKKRSAFRGPDQLRQFEEDIKESLNKAYSDVELEHVYITSFVIS; encoded by the coding sequence ATGGCAGAAGAAATGGAAGTTAGTGAGACTAGCAAGACACAGACTGGAAAGCGCCGTCTTGTTATTATTTTGAGTGCAAGTTTATTAGCACTAATTATATTAGTTTCAGGTGTTGTCCTGATCGCCATTCCTAATGAGAAGCTTAAAACAGCTTATGCTGATTTTACAAAAGAAGAGGAATGGGACCGCATCTATCATTTAGAAGAAAATGGTTACATGCTGGACAATGGTCAATTCATTAGGGTCTCGTTTGCATTCGTCGTTACTGATAGTTCACAAGTGACAACATTATCAGATGGTCAATCGTTACTTAAATATACGATTACTGACGTCATTTCCGGAAAGAAGCGCAGTGCTTTTAGAGGTCCAGATCAATTAAGACAATTTGAAGAAGACATAAAAGAGAGCTTGAATAAGGCTTACTCGGATGTAGAATTAGAGCATGTGTATATTACTAGTTTTGTTATTTCATAA
- a CDS encoding methyl-accepting chemotaxis protein — MAVWNRLNIRNKMLTVFGLVLILFLAGIGYVYPQLAATQGDIEEQNLRSEQALIVTEVGSLFRSMYIIVSDSVQTGEFDEEAYIADETRLNEYLDDLQPDMSTHDEQELFEQIYTAKDQYGEIVSRIVGRSVHSSGEIVALNNLRNETMTHIESLTDLMKARADDAGKEAVSSLGAVQITFLITFLGATIIGCILFILFSQNISQSLKKAVGVAKNISEGNLRIETLEDKRDDEVGQLIQTMNHMTTNLQSVFQGITTISTDLASSAEQMRAGADETSQASEQISSAIQEAAMGTENQMGRTHEVKQMIDNMTKSMDRVTANSKDANEFVISSSTQAQEGSSIIKQTVEQMETIREHSSESHVKVNSLGVKSEKIGGIVSMITDISDQTNLLALNAAIEAARAGESGKGFAVVADEVRKLAEQTRSSAGEIESMIGDIQEDIQSSMHSMELGGKAVDEGVLLVDKAGDSFKQIANVVENISVQMEEITASIEDSALHAHKLASVADDIANEAEAVAENTQTVAASAEETNASMEEIAANSSNLATLSDDLKNRIGVYQI, encoded by the coding sequence ATGGCGGTATGGAATCGACTTAACATTCGAAATAAAATGTTAACTGTGTTTGGACTTGTACTTATTTTATTTTTAGCAGGTATCGGTTATGTTTACCCACAATTAGCAGCAACACAGGGGGATATTGAAGAACAAAACCTTCGAAGTGAACAAGCGTTGATCGTTACGGAAGTAGGGTCTCTATTTCGATCGATGTATATTATTGTGAGTGACTCTGTACAGACCGGTGAGTTTGATGAAGAAGCATACATAGCTGATGAGACACGTCTCAATGAATATTTAGACGATCTACAACCGGATATGAGTACACATGATGAGCAGGAATTGTTTGAGCAGATTTACACAGCTAAAGATCAATATGGAGAGATTGTCAGTCGTATTGTAGGAAGAAGTGTTCATTCTTCTGGTGAAATTGTAGCATTAAATAACTTACGGAATGAAACGATGACACACATTGAATCGTTAACAGACTTGATGAAAGCACGGGCTGACGATGCTGGGAAAGAAGCTGTTTCATCTCTCGGTGCTGTTCAGATCACATTTTTAATCACGTTTTTAGGAGCCACCATTATAGGATGCATATTGTTCATTTTATTCAGCCAGAACATAAGTCAATCTTTAAAAAAGGCAGTCGGCGTGGCTAAGAATATTAGTGAGGGGAATTTACGTATAGAGACACTAGAAGATAAACGTGATGATGAAGTTGGGCAACTCATTCAAACGATGAATCACATGACAACGAATCTACAATCAGTGTTTCAAGGGATCACAACTATTTCTACAGATTTAGCCTCTTCAGCAGAGCAGATGAGGGCTGGAGCTGATGAAACGAGTCAAGCAAGTGAACAGATATCATCTGCGATCCAAGAAGCAGCTATGGGCACAGAAAATCAAATGGGGCGAACCCATGAAGTTAAGCAAATGATTGATAACATGACGAAATCAATGGATAGAGTGACAGCAAATTCAAAAGACGCCAATGAATTCGTTATATCCTCCAGCACGCAAGCACAAGAGGGGAGTTCAATTATTAAGCAGACTGTGGAGCAAATGGAAACGATAAGAGAGCATTCCTCAGAATCCCATGTAAAGGTTAATAGTTTAGGTGTGAAGTCTGAAAAAATTGGTGGTATAGTGTCAATGATTACGGACATTTCAGATCAAACGAACTTGTTAGCCTTAAATGCAGCAATCGAAGCAGCTAGAGCAGGAGAAAGTGGTAAAGGATTTGCGGTAGTTGCAGATGAGGTAAGAAAATTAGCTGAACAAACGCGCTCCTCAGCAGGAGAAATAGAATCTATGATTGGAGATATTCAAGAAGATATACAATCCTCAATGCATTCAATGGAGCTTGGTGGAAAGGCCGTGGATGAAGGGGTTTTATTAGTTGATAAAGCCGGTGATTCTTTTAAACAGATTGCTAATGTTGTGGAAAATATATCTGTACAGATGGAGGAGATCACAGCTTCAATTGAGGATAGTGCTCTTCATGCGCATAAATTGGCATCGGTAGCAGATGACATTGCTAATGAAGCGGAAGCCGTGGCTGAAAACACGCAAACGGTAGCAGCCTCTGCAGAGGAAACGAATGCTTCAATGGAAGAAATTGCGGCTAATTCATCTAACTTAGCAACATTATCAGACGATCTTAAAAATCGCATCGGTGTTTATCAGATATAA
- a CDS encoding aspartyl-phosphate phosphatase Spo0E family protein, protein MSDAIFKKRKELLELAVKNGLNSTPTIKCSQELDDMIIAYQRTQLAKKQEPSPAY, encoded by the coding sequence ATGTCGGATGCAATCTTTAAAAAACGTAAAGAACTACTAGAGCTAGCAGTTAAGAATGGGCTAAACTCTACGCCTACCATAAAATGTAGCCAAGAACTTGATGATATGATTATCGCTTATCAGAGAACGCAATTAGCTAAAAAACAAGAACCTTCTCCAGCATATTAA
- the chvE gene encoding multiple monosaccharide ABC transporter substrate-binding protein, translating into MLISCSSNERNDSEGKIGLALPTQSSERWVKDGENMVKEFEELGYDVDIQYGEDVVENQIDQIENMITQGADLIVIASIDGEALTSVLEMAEASDIPIIAYDRLIMNSEHVSYYATFDNYQVGVLQGQYIEEQLGLNNGDGPFTIELFAGSPDDNNAYFFWDGAMSVLEPYMDEGLLKVKSGQDAFEQGATLRWDGSLAQERMDNILSAHYADTNLDAVYSPYDGISRGIISSLTSVGYGSDNQPLPVITGQDAELSSVKSIIAGEQTQTVFKDTRELARQAVNMADAVLRGEEPEVNDTETYDNGIKVVPSYLIEPISIDKDNYEDILVGSGYFSEEELR; encoded by the coding sequence ATGCTTATTAGTTGTAGTTCTAACGAACGTAATGATAGTGAAGGTAAAATAGGACTGGCATTGCCCACACAATCTTCTGAGCGTTGGGTGAAAGATGGCGAGAATATGGTAAAAGAATTTGAAGAGCTAGGGTATGACGTAGATATTCAATATGGTGAAGATGTAGTAGAAAATCAAATTGATCAGATCGAGAACATGATAACTCAAGGTGCGGACTTAATTGTTATCGCTTCCATAGATGGTGAGGCATTGACGAGTGTCCTTGAAATGGCGGAAGCGTCGGATATACCTATTATCGCTTATGATAGATTAATCATGAACAGTGAGCATGTTAGCTATTATGCTACTTTTGATAATTATCAAGTTGGTGTCCTACAAGGTCAGTATATTGAAGAACAATTAGGATTAAATAATGGAGATGGTCCTTTCACAATAGAGCTATTTGCCGGTTCTCCTGATGATAACAATGCGTATTTTTTCTGGGATGGGGCTATGTCAGTACTTGAACCTTATATGGATGAAGGTCTTTTAAAGGTAAAAAGTGGGCAGGATGCTTTTGAACAAGGGGCCACTTTACGATGGGATGGCTCATTGGCACAAGAGCGAATGGATAATATTTTAAGTGCGCATTACGCTGATACGAATCTTGATGCTGTTTATTCACCATATGACGGTATAAGCAGAGGCATTATTTCTTCTTTAACATCAGTAGGGTATGGCAGTGACAATCAGCCACTTCCTGTCATAACGGGGCAGGATGCTGAATTATCGTCTGTCAAATCTATTATAGCTGGTGAACAAACACAAACAGTCTTTAAAGATACGAGAGAATTGGCTAGACAGGCAGTCAATATGGCTGATGCGGTATTACGTGGAGAAGAACCAGAAGTGAATGACACAGAAACGTATGATAACGGAATAAAAGTTGTGCCTTCCTATTTAATTGAGCCAATTTCCATTGACAAGGATAATTATGAAGACATCCTGGTTGGCAGCGGCTATTTTTCGGAAGAAGAGCTTAGATGA
- the mmsA gene encoding multiple monosaccharide ABC transporter ATP-binding protein has protein sequence MSRTILKMAHISKVFPGVKALDGVDLEVEKGEIHALIGENGAGKSTLMKVLSGVHPFGTYEGDIFYKGERCEFKDINSSEARGIVIIHQELALIPEMSIAENIFLGNEQATKGLINWSDTILKTTELLKKVGLKIDPQMKIKQIGIGQQQLVEIAKALSKNVQLLILDEPTASLNEEDSANLLRLLREFKQLGMTSILISHKLKELLSISDSLTILRDGQTVQSLSLKRENISEAMIIKGMVGRELDQLYPEKQAEIGETALEIKNWSVDDPDNPERKRLDRVTLTVKKGEVIGIAGLMGAGRTELAMSIFGRSYGRNIRGEVYKNGKLIDVSTVDKAISNGLAYVSEDRKEFGLILMDSVKNNLTLANLKAISHYGVLNLNKEVEVTKRLIKKMNIKTPNLGQKTEHLSGGNQQKVVLGKWLHAEPDVLILDEPTRGIDVGAKFEIYKIIRSLTEQGKSILLISSELPEILGLCDRIYTLNEGRITGELVRQDADQEKLMMYMTESWRS, from the coding sequence ATGTCTCGAACAATTCTAAAAATGGCTCACATATCTAAAGTTTTTCCTGGTGTAAAAGCTTTAGATGGTGTAGACCTTGAAGTTGAAAAAGGAGAGATCCATGCGCTGATAGGTGAAAATGGAGCAGGGAAATCGACATTAATGAAGGTGTTAAGTGGCGTACATCCTTTTGGGACATACGAAGGTGATATTTTTTATAAAGGTGAGCGATGTGAGTTTAAAGATATTAATTCTAGTGAGGCTAGAGGGATCGTCATTATTCACCAAGAACTCGCCCTCATTCCTGAGATGTCAATTGCAGAGAATATCTTCTTAGGTAATGAACAAGCAACGAAAGGGTTGATTAATTGGAGCGACACTATCTTAAAAACAACGGAACTGTTAAAAAAGGTAGGCTTAAAGATAGATCCTCAAATGAAAATCAAGCAAATTGGTATTGGTCAGCAACAACTCGTTGAAATTGCCAAAGCATTATCCAAAAATGTACAACTCCTCATATTAGATGAACCTACAGCTTCACTTAATGAAGAAGATAGCGCTAATCTATTGCGTCTTTTAAGAGAATTTAAACAGCTAGGGATGACGTCCATATTGATTTCTCATAAATTAAAAGAACTATTAAGCATTTCAGACAGTTTAACGATTTTGCGTGATGGACAAACGGTTCAATCTTTATCTCTAAAACGCGAAAACATATCAGAGGCCATGATTATAAAAGGAATGGTAGGAAGGGAACTAGACCAATTGTATCCGGAAAAACAGGCGGAAATTGGTGAAACGGCTTTAGAGATTAAAAATTGGTCAGTGGATGATCCAGATAATCCTGAAAGAAAACGACTTGACCGTGTCACTCTCACTGTGAAAAAAGGGGAAGTAATCGGTATCGCTGGGCTTATGGGTGCAGGACGTACGGAATTAGCTATGAGTATTTTCGGTAGATCATATGGGCGCAATATTCGTGGAGAAGTTTATAAGAACGGAAAGCTGATAGATGTAAGTACAGTAGATAAGGCAATATCGAATGGTCTTGCTTATGTCTCAGAAGATCGGAAGGAATTTGGTCTCATTTTAATGGATAGCGTCAAAAACAATCTGACGCTTGCAAACCTTAAAGCTATTTCTCATTATGGTGTTCTTAACTTAAATAAAGAAGTGGAAGTGACAAAAAGATTAATCAAAAAAATGAATATTAAGACCCCAAATCTAGGACAGAAAACGGAACATTTAAGTGGGGGAAATCAGCAAAAAGTCGTGCTCGGTAAATGGCTTCATGCAGAACCAGATGTTCTTATTCTAGATGAGCCAACACGGGGAATAGACGTAGGGGCCAAGTTTGAAATCTATAAGATTATTCGATCGCTCACTGAACAAGGGAAGAGTATCTTACTTATTTCATCAGAGTTGCCTGAAATCCTCGGTTTGTGTGATCGGATTTATACCCTTAATGAAGGCAGAATTACAGGGGAGTTAGTAAGACAGGATGCGGATCAAGAAAAACTGATGATGTATATGACTGAAAGTTGGAGGTCTTAA
- the mmsB gene encoding multiple monosaccharide ABC transporter permease, translated as MTKLKLLVTNNVRKFGMIIALIGIALFFQVLTGGALLTPLNVTNIIMQNSYIIVLAIGMMIIIITGEIDLSVGSVAAFIGALAGFFMATLSLPVSASVLICLIVGAIIGAWQGFWVAYMRIPSFIVTLAGMLLFRGLTLIVLDGRTIAPLPDSFRTMSAAFLPDINAGGEIKLLTLIIGFVASVLYILYEIRLRKVAKFYRFKVTSKGFFVFKISFFVAALNLFTYFLALYRGLPVVLLILVTLVLGYSFIMSKTVLGRHIYAVGGNMNAAQLSGVRTKKMKFLAFVNMGVLAALAGLIFTARLNASTPQAGTLFELDAIAAAVIGGASFSGGVGSIFGAVIGALVMGVLNNGMSLMGIGTDWQQAIKGLVLLSAVAFDVLNKNKGKI; from the coding sequence ATGACCAAACTAAAATTATTAGTGACTAACAATGTAAGAAAATTTGGTATGATCATTGCTTTAATTGGTATCGCACTTTTCTTTCAAGTATTAACAGGAGGGGCTTTATTAACACCGCTCAATGTGACAAATATCATTATGCAAAATAGTTATATTATTGTTCTTGCCATTGGGATGATGATCATTATTATTACAGGTGAAATAGACTTATCTGTCGGATCAGTAGCAGCTTTTATAGGAGCATTAGCTGGTTTTTTTATGGCTACGTTAAGTCTTCCTGTGAGTGCAAGTGTTTTGATTTGTCTTATTGTAGGCGCCATAATCGGAGCTTGGCAAGGATTTTGGGTGGCGTATATGCGCATACCGTCCTTTATTGTCACCTTAGCTGGGATGCTTTTGTTCAGGGGGTTAACACTTATTGTGCTTGATGGACGAACAATTGCACCACTTCCAGATTCGTTTAGGACGATGAGCGCGGCGTTTTTACCTGATATAAATGCAGGCGGAGAAATTAAGTTACTCACCCTTATTATTGGTTTTGTTGCGTCTGTTCTCTACATTTTATATGAAATAAGATTGCGTAAAGTCGCGAAATTTTATAGATTTAAAGTCACTTCTAAGGGCTTTTTCGTATTTAAAATTAGTTTTTTTGTAGCAGCTCTTAATCTATTTACCTATTTCCTTGCCCTTTATCGGGGGTTACCGGTCGTATTGCTTATTCTGGTTACGCTTGTGCTCGGCTATTCTTTTATTATGTCTAAAACAGTACTGGGAAGACACATTTATGCAGTGGGAGGAAACATGAATGCGGCTCAATTATCAGGTGTAAGAACTAAAAAAATGAAGTTTCTTGCTTTCGTAAATATGGGTGTTCTAGCTGCATTGGCAGGGTTAATTTTCACGGCAAGACTCAATGCTTCAACACCTCAAGCAGGCACATTGTTTGAATTGGACGCTATTGCAGCTGCAGTCATTGGTGGAGCATCTTTTAGTGGAGGAGTAGGATCTATTTTTGGAGCGGTCATCGGTGCCCTTGTCATGGGTGTTCTAAACAATGGCATGTCATTGATGGGGATAGGAACAGATTGGCAGCAAGCCATTAAGGGCCTTGTGTTATTAAGTGCCGTGGCCTTTGACGTATTAAATAAAAATAAAGGAAAAATATAG
- the htpG gene encoding molecular chaperone HtpG gives MVKKEFKAESRRLLQMMVNSIYSQKEIFLRELISNASDAIDKMYYKALTNDSVTFDKDNFYIKLTTNKDDRTLTIEDTGIGMTKEELEKNLGTIAESGSFAFKKENEMKDGHDIIGQFGVGFYSAFMVADSVTVLTKAFGEETAFVWESDGVDGYTIEEAEKSHTGTTITIKLKENADEENYDQFLEEYELKSIVKKYSDFIRYPIKMDVTVHKPIEGSDDNETEEVSEEQTINSMVPIWRKNKSELTDDDYNNFYQEKRYGFDKPLTHIHINVDGTIRYNAILFIPETMPFDYYSKEFEKGLELYSSGVMIMEKCSELLPDYFSFVKGMVDSEDLSLNISREILQQDRQLKTIAKNIKSKIKSQLKTLMKNDREKYETFYNAFGRQLKYGVYSDFGANKDDLQDLLMFYSSTKKGLVSLSDYVDRMPEDQKFIYYATGDSYDRIEKLPQTEMVADKGYEILYFTEDVDEFAIKMLREYNEKEFKNVSSGDLGLDTDEETKDAEDNTPAEHKELFDEMKTVLGNKVSDVRISKRLKSHPVCLTTEGEVTIEMEKVLQAMPDNQNVQAEKILEINANHDIFKALEHALTNDKEKLKLYTNVLYNQARLIEGLPVEDPVEFTNDICKVMV, from the coding sequence ATGGTAAAGAAAGAATTTAAAGCAGAGTCAAGACGCCTCCTGCAAATGATGGTTAATTCCATATACTCACAAAAAGAGATTTTTCTCCGTGAATTAATCTCTAATGCAAGCGATGCTATTGACAAAATGTATTATAAAGCATTAACGAATGATTCAGTTACATTCGATAAAGACAATTTTTACATTAAACTTACTACCAACAAGGATGATCGTACCTTAACAATTGAGGATACAGGAATCGGAATGACAAAAGAAGAACTTGAGAAGAATCTTGGAACCATTGCAGAAAGTGGCTCATTTGCGTTTAAGAAGGAAAACGAAATGAAAGATGGGCACGACATTATCGGACAATTTGGTGTAGGCTTTTATTCCGCGTTTATGGTAGCTGATTCTGTGACTGTTTTAACAAAAGCTTTTGGTGAGGAAACAGCTTTCGTGTGGGAATCTGACGGTGTCGATGGCTATACAATTGAAGAAGCAGAGAAATCACATACAGGAACAACGATTACAATTAAGTTGAAAGAAAATGCCGACGAAGAAAACTATGATCAGTTCCTTGAAGAATATGAACTAAAGTCTATTGTTAAAAAATACTCTGATTTTATCCGCTACCCAATAAAAATGGATGTCACTGTCCATAAACCAATAGAAGGTAGCGACGATAATGAAACTGAAGAAGTTTCAGAAGAGCAAACAATTAACAGCATGGTACCAATTTGGCGCAAAAATAAATCAGAACTTACTGATGACGATTACAATAATTTTTATCAAGAAAAACGTTATGGCTTCGACAAACCACTGACACATATCCACATTAATGTGGACGGGACAATTCGTTACAATGCCATTTTATTTATACCAGAAACGATGCCTTTCGATTATTATTCGAAGGAGTTCGAAAAAGGACTTGAGCTTTATTCCAGTGGCGTTATGATTATGGAAAAATGCTCTGAGCTACTTCCTGATTACTTCAGTTTCGTTAAAGGAATGGTTGATTCAGAAGACCTTTCATTAAATATTTCAAGGGAGATCCTCCAGCAAGACAGACAACTTAAAACGATTGCAAAAAATATTAAATCTAAAATTAAATCACAGCTTAAGACACTTATGAAGAATGACCGCGAGAAATACGAGACATTTTATAATGCCTTTGGTCGTCAATTAAAATACGGTGTCTACAGTGATTTTGGCGCTAACAAAGATGACTTGCAAGATTTACTCATGTTCTATTCATCTACGAAAAAAGGGCTTGTTTCTCTTTCTGATTATGTTGATCGCATGCCTGAAGATCAAAAATTTATCTATTATGCTACAGGGGATTCCTATGATCGGATTGAAAAATTGCCACAAACTGAGATGGTGGCTGATAAAGGGTACGAAATCCTTTATTTCACTGAAGATGTGGATGAGTTTGCGATTAAAATGCTTCGTGAGTATAATGAAAAAGAATTTAAGAATGTGTCTAGCGGGGACTTAGGGCTTGATACAGATGAGGAAACAAAAGATGCTGAAGACAATACTCCAGCTGAACATAAGGAACTGTTTGATGAGATGAAAACAGTTCTAGGAAATAAGGTCAGCGATGTGCGAATCTCTAAGCGCCTTAAATCCCATCCTGTTTGTCTAACAACTGAAGGAGAAGTTACTATTGAAATGGAGAAAGTCCTTCAAGCTATGCCAGATAACCAAAACGTCCAAGCTGAAAAAATCTTAGAAATTAACGCCAACCATGATATATTTAAAGCACTAGAACACGCTTTAACGAACGATAAAGAAAAGCTTAAGTTATACACAAATGTCCTGTATAACCAAGCTCGTCTCATTGAAGGCCTTCCCGTTGAGGATCCTGTTGAGTTCACTAATGATATATGCAAAGTTATGGTTTAA
- a CDS encoding S1C family serine protease has protein sequence MPTDTNCPTCRAKRRPARKNVYLLISVFFLLGIGAGILTILTTSHWSSPEEVVSTFLYEHDKTREQFTFPTPFIVKEREEPRDLTEMVDEAQSCVYTIVTHNEQGSGFLYNEHGFVVTNAHVIDGNSTALITTNEGNEYVAMVEGFSEHLDIAVLYVEELEGIEPFPIDEHNIFPPGEEVIALGSPNGVSNSATIGEITHSERDLVIGPYTYEDMYEMTASIQEGNSGGPLLSKNAETFIGINAAKNVNNPSIGYSVPLYKVRDIIDDIISY, from the coding sequence ATGCCAACAGATACAAACTGTCCTACTTGTCGAGCGAAGCGCCGACCAGCTCGGAAGAATGTTTATCTCCTTATAAGTGTGTTCTTTTTGCTAGGAATAGGAGCTGGCATTTTAACTATATTGACTACTTCTCATTGGTCATCACCTGAGGAAGTGGTGTCCACATTTTTATATGAGCATGATAAAACGAGAGAACAGTTCACATTTCCAACTCCTTTTATTGTTAAAGAACGAGAAGAACCAAGAGACTTGACAGAAATGGTTGATGAAGCTCAAAGTTGTGTATATACAATTGTCACGCATAATGAGCAAGGATCGGGTTTTCTCTATAATGAACATGGTTTTGTAGTGACGAATGCCCATGTTATTGATGGAAATTCGACAGCGCTTATAACTACGAATGAAGGTAATGAATATGTAGCAATGGTGGAAGGTTTTTCTGAACATTTGGACATCGCCGTATTATATGTAGAAGAATTAGAAGGAATTGAACCTTTTCCTATAGATGAACATAACATTTTCCCCCCTGGTGAAGAAGTGATAGCTTTAGGAAGTCCGAATGGTGTTAGTAATTCGGCGACAATTGGTGAAATCACTCATTCGGAAAGAGATTTGGTCATTGGCCCTTACACCTATGAAGATATGTATGAAATGACGGCTAGTATTCAGGAAGGTAATAGTGGTGGACCACTTCTATCAAAAAATGCAGAAACATTCATCGGTATTAACGCTGCAAAAAATGTAAATAATCCATCAATTGGGTACAGTGTGCCACTTTATAAAGTTCGGGACATTATCGATGACATTATTTCTTATTAA
- a CDS encoding PH domain-containing protein — MTSNEKDSFKAVSGMKPPHRLRNRLRKSHVFMTWFERIFALGVLGTLIFLIVHPAYSVLDFPTVFLWLFFLIIFSTTWNWSFYLGWNQRFDGRMCYVLENEGLAIYFNKKKLKLIPYRDMRHVSELREPLTNMKNVQLFGDKYWVTPRLSSGTSQQYPTILVFSTMIDKGILIQMTYEALLISPENPDFFKKRLSLKISECSVSEPSTKNSYTLY; from the coding sequence ATGACATCTAATGAAAAGGATTCTTTTAAAGCTGTTTCAGGAATGAAACCCCCTCATCGGCTTCGAAATCGGCTTCGAAAAAGTCATGTATTTATGACATGGTTCGAACGTATTTTTGCATTAGGAGTTTTGGGAACATTGATTTTTCTCATTGTTCATCCTGCCTATAGCGTGTTAGACTTCCCTACTGTATTTTTATGGCTATTTTTCCTCATTATATTTTCCACCACGTGGAACTGGAGTTTTTATTTAGGTTGGAATCAACGGTTTGATGGGAGAATGTGTTATGTGTTAGAAAATGAAGGACTGGCGATCTACTTTAATAAAAAAAAGCTAAAACTAATTCCTTATCGAGACATGAGACATGTAAGTGAATTGAGGGAACCATTAACGAACATGAAAAATGTCCAGCTATTTGGGGATAAATATTGGGTGACCCCGAGATTAAGCTCAGGTACGAGCCAACAATATCCGACCATTCTTGTTTTTTCGACTATGATTGATAAAGGTATTTTGATACAAATGACCTACGAAGCACTTTTAATCTCTCCGGAAAACCCTGATTTTTTTAAAAAGCGTCTTTCGCTAAAGATCTCTGAATGCAGTGTTAGTGAGCCTTCTACGAAAAATTCCTACACTCTTTATTAA